One window of the Benincasa hispida cultivar B227 chromosome 3, ASM972705v1, whole genome shotgun sequence genome contains the following:
- the LOC120074074 gene encoding fructose-bisphosphate aldolase 6, cytosolic-like yields MSCYRGKYADELIANAAYIGTPGKGILAADESTGTIGKRLSSINVENVETNRRALRELLFTAPNVLQYLSGVILFEETLYQKTAAGKPFVDVLKEGGVLPGIKVDKGTVELAGTDGETTTQGLDDLAKRCQKYYEAGARFAKWRAVLKIGPNEPSQLSINENANGLARYAIICQENGLVPIVEPEILVDGPHDIKKCADVTERVLAACYKALNDHHVLLEGTLLKPNMVTPGSQAAKVAPEVIAEHTVLALQRTVPAAVPAIVFLSGGQSEEEATINLNAMNKLKGKKPWSLSFSFGRALQQSTLKAWSGKDENIPKAQAALLVRCKANSEATLGTYKGDAKLSEGAGESLHVDNYKY; encoded by the exons ATGTCTTGCTACAGAGGCAAATACGCTG ACGAGCTTATTGCCAATGCTGCCTACATTGGAACTCCTGGAAAGGGTATTCTTGCTGCTGATGAATCAACTGGCACAATTGGAAAGCGTCTTTCCAGTATCAATGTTGAGAATGTTGAAACAAACAGACGTGCTCTTCGTGAGCTCCTTTTCACTGCTCCTAATGTTCTTCAATACCTCAGTGGGGTCATTCTCTTCGAGGAAACACTCTACCAGAAGACAGCTGCAG GCAAGCCTTTCGTTGATGTTTTGAAGGAAGGTGGCGTTCTCCCTGGCATTAAGGTTGACAAGGGCACTGTTGAACTTGCTGGAACTGATGGCGAAACCACAACCCAGGGTCTTGATGACCTTGCCAAGCGCTGCCAAAAGTATTATGAAGCTGGTGCTCGTTTTGCCAAATGGCGTGCAGTGCTCAAGATTGGTCCTAACGAACCCTCACAGTTGTCCATTAATGAAAATGCCAATGGATTGGCCAGGTATGCTATCATTTGCCAGGAGAATGGTCTGGTACCTATTGTTGAGCCTGAGATCTTGGTTGATGGTCCTCATGACATCAAGAAGTGTGCTGATGTTACTGAACGAGTTCTTGCTGCATGCTACAAGGCTCTAAATGACCACCACGTTCTCCTTGAAGGAACCTTGTTGAAGCCCAACATGGTTACCCCTGGATCTCAAGCTGCAAAGGTTGCACCAGAAGTTATTGCAGAGCACACCGTCCTTGCCCTACAGCGAACTGTTCCTGCTGCAGTTCCAGCTATTGTGTTCTTGTCTGGTGGACAGAGCGAAGAGGAGGCCACCATCAACCTTAATGCCATGAACAAACTGAAGGGGAAGAAGCCATGGtctctttctttctcctttGGACGTGCCCTGCAGCAGAGTACTCTCAAGGCATGGTCTGGAAAGGATGAAAACATCCCCAAGGCTCAGGCTGCTTTGCTCGTGAGGTGCAAGGCCAACTCTGAAGCAACTCTTGGAACTTACAAGGGTGATGCTAAGCTCAGTGAGGGTGCCGGCGAGAGCCTCCACGTCGACAACTACAAGTATTGA